The Bacillus vallismortis genome window below encodes:
- the fliG gene encoding flagellar motor switch protein FliG: protein MARRDQDKLTGKQKAAILMISLGLDVSASVYKHLTDEEIERLTLEISGVRSVDHQKKDEIIEEFHNIAIAQDYISQGGLSYARQVLEKALGENKAENILNRLTSSLQVKPFDFARKAEPEQILNFIQQEHPQTMALILSYLDPVQSGQILSELNPEVQAEVARRIAVMDRTSPEIINEVERILEQKLSSAFTQDYTQTGGIEAVVEVLNGVDRGTEKTILDSLEIQDPDLAEEIKKRMFVFEDIVTLDNRAIQRVIRDVENDDLLLSLKVASEEVKEIVFNNMSQRMVETFKEEMEFMGPVRLKDVEEAQSRIVSIVRKLEEAGEIVIARGGGDDIIV from the coding sequence ATGGCGAGACGTGATCAAGATAAGCTTACAGGAAAACAAAAAGCAGCCATTCTCATGATTTCCTTGGGGTTAGATGTGTCAGCTTCTGTATATAAGCACTTAACCGATGAAGAAATTGAAAGGCTTACCCTGGAGATATCAGGGGTTCGAAGTGTCGATCATCAAAAAAAGGATGAAATTATAGAAGAATTTCATAATATAGCCATTGCGCAAGATTATATTTCTCAAGGCGGCCTAAGCTATGCGAGACAAGTTCTTGAGAAGGCGCTTGGAGAGAATAAGGCGGAAAACATTCTAAACAGGCTGACTTCTTCTTTGCAGGTTAAACCATTTGATTTTGCCAGAAAAGCGGAGCCTGAACAAATTTTAAATTTTATACAACAAGAGCATCCTCAGACGATGGCTTTAATTTTGTCTTATTTAGACCCTGTTCAATCCGGGCAAATTTTATCCGAGCTGAATCCCGAAGTACAGGCTGAGGTCGCCAGAAGAATCGCAGTTATGGACAGAACGTCACCTGAAATTATTAATGAGGTAGAACGGATTCTGGAACAAAAATTATCTTCTGCATTTACTCAGGATTATACACAAACAGGCGGAATTGAAGCCGTTGTGGAAGTGTTAAACGGGGTAGACAGAGGAACAGAGAAGACGATCTTGGATTCATTGGAAATTCAGGATCCCGATCTTGCTGAAGAAATTAAAAAGCGGATGTTTGTCTTCGAAGATATTGTTACACTTGATAACCGCGCAATTCAGAGGGTCATCCGCGATGTTGAAAACGACGATCTGCTCCTTTCATTAAAGGTTGCAAGCGAAGAAGTCAAAGAAATTGTATTCAACAATATGTCACAGCGCATGGTTGAAACCTTCAAAGAAGAAATGGAATTTATGGGACCTGTACGCTTGAAAGATGTAGAAGAAGCTCAGTCTAGAATTGTAAGCATCGTCAGAAAGCTTGAAGAAGCCGGTGAAATTGTGATAGCAAGAGGCGGAGGGGACGATATTATTGTCTAA
- the fliH gene encoding flagellar assembly protein FliH, protein MSNIIKQESSFSPQKDKRKLSIQEVHIDHSHLLQAEENPEALMARVKEEADRISEQANSHIENIRRQIEQEKNDWAAEKQKLIEEAKAEGFEQGMALGRTEALEQYAELIGQANSITEMSRKAVEDKIEDASEEIVELAVALAGKVWRQKSDDKEAFLLLVKQVVNEVREYDDISIYVDPYYYETVFQQKDEIMQLLYKECRLGIYADEKAQKGSCYIETPFGRVDASVDTQLMQLKDKLLTALEAGAAE, encoded by the coding sequence TTGTCTAATATCATTAAACAAGAATCATCTTTTTCTCCACAAAAGGATAAAAGAAAACTCTCTATACAAGAGGTGCACATTGATCATTCTCACCTTTTGCAGGCTGAAGAGAACCCAGAAGCGCTTATGGCGCGGGTGAAAGAGGAAGCTGACCGGATTTCTGAGCAGGCCAACAGCCATATAGAAAATATTCGCCGTCAAATTGAACAGGAAAAAAATGATTGGGCGGCTGAAAAACAGAAGCTGATCGAGGAAGCAAAAGCCGAGGGCTTTGAACAAGGTATGGCATTGGGCAGAACTGAAGCGCTTGAACAGTATGCCGAGCTGATCGGCCAAGCGAACAGCATAACTGAAATGTCCAGAAAAGCTGTTGAGGATAAGATTGAAGACGCTTCAGAAGAAATCGTCGAGCTTGCCGTTGCACTAGCTGGAAAAGTGTGGCGGCAAAAATCTGATGATAAAGAGGCATTTCTCCTGCTTGTGAAACAGGTCGTAAACGAAGTAAGGGAATATGACGATATATCAATATATGTGGATCCGTATTACTATGAGACTGTTTTTCAGCAAAAAGATGAAATCATGCAGCTTCTTTATAAAGAATGCCGGCTTGGCATATATGCTGATGAAAAAGCTCAAAAAGGATCATGTTATATAGAAACTCCTTTTGGCAGAGTAGATGCGAGTGTTGACACTCAATTAATGCAATTGAAAGATAAACTTCTGACAGCGCTGGAAGCGGGTGCAGCTGAATGA
- the fliI gene encoding flagellar protein export ATPase FliI: MKTQSLIDCIEMTDSYKRYGKVKRVIGLMIESKGPASSIGDVCLIYAKGQSGTVIKAEVVGFQEENILLMPYLEAASIAPGSIVEATGESLRVKVGAGLIGQVIDAFGEPLDGKLLPKGLSPVSTEQSPPNPMKRPPIREKMGVGVRSIDSLLTVGKGQRIGIFAGSGVGKSTLMGMIAKQTEADLNVIALVGERGREVREFIEKDLGKEGLKRSIVVVATSDQPALMRLKAAYTATAIAEYFRDKGQNVMFMMDSVTRVAMAQREIGLAAGEPPTTKGYTPSVFAILPRLLERTGANEHGTITAFYTVLVDGDDMNEPIADTVRGILDGHIVLDRALANKGQFPAVNVLKSISRVMSNISTRQHLSAANKFRELLSTYQNSEDLINIGAYKRGSSREIDEAIQFYPQLIQFLKQGTDESALLEESIAALTSLTGNEE, translated from the coding sequence ATGAAGACACAGAGTCTGATAGATTGTATTGAAATGACGGACTCGTATAAACGGTATGGAAAAGTCAAACGGGTGATCGGCCTGATGATTGAATCAAAAGGGCCTGCAAGCTCAATTGGAGACGTGTGCCTGATTTACGCAAAAGGGCAATCAGGTACAGTCATTAAAGCTGAGGTTGTCGGCTTCCAGGAAGAGAATATTTTGCTTATGCCTTATTTAGAGGCTGCAAGCATTGCGCCCGGCAGTATTGTAGAAGCCACTGGTGAATCTCTTCGGGTTAAAGTCGGAGCCGGACTGATCGGACAAGTCATCGATGCTTTTGGCGAGCCGCTTGATGGAAAACTTCTGCCGAAAGGGCTTTCGCCTGTATCGACAGAGCAATCACCGCCCAATCCGATGAAACGGCCGCCTATTCGAGAAAAGATGGGTGTCGGAGTCAGGTCGATTGACAGCTTGCTGACAGTCGGTAAAGGCCAGCGAATTGGTATTTTTGCAGGGAGCGGTGTCGGAAAAAGCACATTAATGGGGATGATCGCCAAGCAGACAGAGGCTGACTTAAATGTCATTGCACTTGTCGGGGAACGCGGGCGAGAGGTTCGGGAATTTATTGAAAAAGATCTTGGGAAAGAGGGGCTGAAACGATCGATTGTAGTCGTTGCCACCTCAGATCAGCCGGCATTAATGAGATTAAAAGCGGCATATACAGCAACGGCAATTGCCGAGTATTTCCGTGATAAAGGCCAAAATGTCATGTTTATGATGGATTCAGTCACAAGGGTGGCAATGGCCCAGCGTGAGATTGGACTGGCTGCCGGCGAGCCGCCGACAACAAAGGGTTATACACCTTCTGTGTTCGCTATTTTACCACGTTTATTAGAACGAACCGGTGCAAATGAGCACGGAACCATTACGGCGTTTTACACAGTATTGGTAGATGGTGATGACATGAATGAGCCGATTGCTGACACTGTTCGCGGGATTTTAGACGGACATATCGTGTTGGACAGGGCGCTTGCCAATAAAGGCCAGTTTCCTGCAGTTAATGTACTAAAAAGCATCAGCAGGGTGATGTCTAACATATCGACTAGGCAACACCTGAGTGCAGCTAATAAATTCCGTGAGCTTTTATCGACTTATCAAAATTCGGAAGATCTCATTAATATCGGAGCTTACAAAAGAGGATCCTCTAGAGAAATCGATGAAGCAATACAATTTTATCCGCAGCTTATTCAATTTTTAAAACAGGGAACAGACGAATCGGCATTATTGGAAGAGAGCATTGCTGCATTAACTAGTTTGACAGGAAATGAGGAATAA
- the fliJ gene encoding flagellar export protein FliJ yields MAYQFRFQKLLELKENEKDQSLSEYQQSVSEFENVAEKLYENMSKKELLEQNKEEKLKSGMSVQEMRHYQQFVSNLDNTIYHYQKLVIMKRNQMNQKQEILTEKNIEVKKFEKMREKQFKMFALEDKAAEMKEMDDISIKQFMIQGH; encoded by the coding sequence GTGGCCTATCAATTTAGATTCCAAAAGCTGCTGGAACTAAAAGAAAATGAGAAAGATCAATCCTTATCTGAGTATCAGCAATCAGTTTCTGAATTTGAAAATGTTGCTGAAAAATTATATGAGAATATGAGCAAAAAGGAATTGCTTGAACAAAATAAGGAAGAGAAATTGAAAAGCGGTATGAGTGTACAAGAAATGAGGCATTACCAGCAATTTGTGTCAAATCTTGACAACACAATTTATCATTATCAAAAGCTTGTCATTATGAAACGAAATCAAATGAATCAAAAACAAGAAATTTTGACAGAGAAAAATATTGAAGTGAAAAAGTTTGAAAAAATGCGTGAAAAACAGTTTAAAATGTTTGCTCTTGAAGACAAAGCTGCAGAGATGAAAGAAATGGACGACATTTCGATCAAGCAGTTTATGATTCAAGGCCATTAG
- a CDS encoding MotE family protein, with amino-acid sequence MSGKKKESGKFRSVLLIIILPLMFLLIAGGIVLWAAGVNVLKPIQEAAAKTPILKEWVPETENKKDTASSKDSSNTAALEKTIKDQKSEISILNKDLETSKSEIDRLNQKIRSLEKTAEDQKKSSEDHTKETSGSNSSSEDDKVISVYKSMDSGKAAKIIAQLNEQEALKILNGLSKKQLADILAKMTPEQAATYTEKIAASQE; translated from the coding sequence ATGTCAGGCAAAAAGAAAGAATCAGGTAAGTTCCGTTCGGTTTTGCTTATCATTATCCTTCCGCTGATGTTTCTTCTAATCGCAGGGGGGATTGTTCTTTGGGCGGCTGGTGTCAATGTCCTAAAGCCGATACAGGAAGCTGCGGCAAAAACGCCGATTCTTAAAGAATGGGTTCCTGAAACCGAAAATAAAAAAGACACAGCATCAAGTAAGGATAGCAGTAATACGGCAGCTCTGGAAAAGACCATTAAGGATCAAAAAAGTGAAATCAGTATATTGAATAAAGATTTAGAAACGAGTAAATCTGAAATCGACAGGCTCAACCAAAAGATTCGTTCTCTTGAAAAGACGGCGGAGGATCAAAAGAAGTCATCAGAAGATCATACTAAAGAAACATCAGGTTCGAATTCTTCTTCTGAGGATGACAAAGTGATCAGTGTATATAAGAGCATGGACAGCGGAAAGGCTGCTAAAATTATTGCCCAATTAAATGAGCAGGAAGCGCTGAAAATATTGAATGGCCTAAGCAAAAAGCAGCTTGCCGACATATTGGCGAAAATGACTCCTGAGCAAGCGGCAACCTATACAGAAAAAATTGCTGCCAGTCAAGAATAG
- a CDS encoding flagellar hook-length control protein FliK, with protein sequence MKLLELAGPLLQTTAGTAAKTVKSSQGVFQNWLMSEAGLNEISEQGKDAPNSGDQLADALKKISDWLKASPEDQDKHKAELLQTLSKLTGKQLDETSQQLLQNLLQAVESKTSSGTDQLLAELDKMTSEGKTALADNDPAADSNGEMNVDTEQSNQDNEVSEDDKELALIQMFISQLLEGNKLTERGNGNEAHVIYQNGEQFLSALEKKGVSQQLIQDLKQQIFTKDESGSKLYSMTASELKSFQSLMEQMSMLPQKGTKEWNLAESQLKAFLLSKSSESSQDFGKRVLTPLSQNSFSKSASDASGSIQPVDSKSGLQMLFSGYRNTGAVQPLDLQQLSSDLPTVETKTAADQVINAWKQMKYTPFGRSTGSFTIRLNPEHLGFVTIKLTNENGMFQSKIIASSQSAKELLEQHLPQLKQSLPNMAVQIDRFTLPVQSGDQPIYGQLADEQRQQQEGQKQQRQKKASNDFGDLLDELSMVEMEEEE encoded by the coding sequence GTGAAGCTGCTTGAATTGGCGGGACCTTTGCTGCAAACTACAGCGGGTACTGCGGCTAAAACCGTGAAAAGTAGCCAGGGAGTTTTTCAAAACTGGCTTATGTCTGAGGCGGGCTTGAATGAAATCTCAGAACAAGGGAAGGATGCTCCTAATTCCGGAGACCAGCTAGCAGATGCCCTTAAAAAGATCAGTGATTGGCTAAAAGCAAGTCCTGAAGATCAAGACAAACATAAAGCGGAACTTCTGCAAACATTAAGCAAACTAACAGGGAAACAGCTGGATGAAACGTCTCAGCAATTGTTGCAGAATCTGTTGCAAGCAGTTGAATCAAAAACGTCCAGCGGGACGGATCAATTGCTCGCAGAATTAGACAAAATGACCTCAGAAGGTAAAACGGCTCTGGCTGACAATGATCCTGCTGCTGACAGTAATGGAGAAATGAATGTTGATACAGAGCAATCGAATCAGGATAATGAAGTATCTGAGGATGATAAAGAACTTGCCCTTATTCAAATGTTCATTAGCCAACTGCTAGAAGGGAATAAGCTGACTGAACGCGGGAATGGCAATGAAGCTCATGTCATTTACCAGAATGGAGAACAATTTCTTTCTGCGTTAGAAAAAAAGGGCGTATCTCAACAACTCATTCAGGATCTTAAACAGCAAATATTCACTAAAGATGAGTCGGGTTCAAAACTTTATTCGATGACAGCGTCAGAGCTGAAAAGTTTTCAAAGTTTAATGGAGCAAATGTCTATGCTTCCTCAAAAAGGGACTAAAGAATGGAATTTAGCTGAAAGCCAGCTGAAAGCTTTCTTGTTATCGAAATCATCCGAATCATCGCAAGACTTTGGAAAGCGTGTCCTCACACCGCTTTCACAGAATTCATTCAGCAAAAGCGCGTCGGATGCTTCTGGAAGTATTCAGCCCGTAGATAGTAAATCAGGACTCCAAATGCTTTTTTCAGGGTACAGGAACACTGGGGCAGTTCAACCACTCGATCTGCAGCAGCTCTCATCTGATTTACCGACTGTCGAGACAAAAACGGCGGCTGATCAAGTTATCAATGCGTGGAAGCAGATGAAATATACACCATTCGGCAGATCAACGGGAAGTTTCACCATTCGGCTGAATCCTGAACATTTAGGATTTGTCACAATCAAGCTGACAAATGAAAATGGGATGTTTCAGAGTAAAATTATTGCATCGAGTCAATCAGCAAAAGAACTGCTAGAACAGCATCTTCCTCAGCTGAAGCAATCACTGCCGAATATGGCCGTCCAAATTGACCGTTTTACTCTCCCGGTTCAAAGCGGGGATCAGCCGATATACGGCCAGCTTGCTGATGAACAGAGACAGCAGCAAGAGGGGCAGAAACAGCAAAGACAGAAAAAGGCATCAAATGATTTCGGCGATCTGCTCGATGAACTGTCGATGGTTGAAATGGAGGAAGAAGAATGA
- the flgD gene encoding flagellar hook assembly protein FlgD: MTSISSEYKLPEKTSTVSTNNSSLGKDEFLKILMAQVQNQDPLNPVDDKEFISQMATFSSLEQMVNLNTTMAQFVEKQDPFTTYLDWMGKEVSWTADGGATEKTGTVNSVKQSKGKYYLVLNDGTEVSPSNVLNVAQSSK, encoded by the coding sequence ATGACATCTATCAGTTCAGAATATAAACTGCCTGAAAAAACAAGCACCGTGTCAACTAACAATAGCAGCTTGGGGAAAGATGAGTTCTTAAAAATATTAATGGCCCAAGTCCAGAACCAAGATCCGCTCAACCCGGTTGATGACAAAGAATTTATCAGCCAAATGGCGACTTTTTCAAGCTTGGAGCAAATGGTGAATTTAAATACCACAATGGCTCAATTCGTCGAAAAACAAGATCCGTTTACAACGTACCTTGATTGGATGGGCAAAGAAGTTTCTTGGACTGCTGACGGAGGTGCAACAGAAAAAACAGGCACAGTAAACTCAGTAAAACAGTCAAAAGGAAAATATTATCTCGTTCTTAATGATGGTACTGAAGTCAGCCCGTCTAATGTGTTGAATGTCGCACAGTCTTCTAAATAA
- the flgG gene encoding flagellar basal body rod protein FlgG, which produces MLRSLYSGISGMKNFQTKLDVIGNNIANVNTVGFKKSRVTFKDMVSQTIAGGSAAGGAIGGTNSKQIGLGSSSGTIDTIHSTSATQSTGRTLDLAIDGDGYFQIDSGDGTVYTRAGNFYLDNTGTLVTGDGYHVLNMTGGTIQIPLDAQSFSIGSDGNVSIVDAGGQTQDGGQIGVVTFANSDGLDKIGNNLYRESLNSGAASAANQPGDGGTGSLKSGFLEMSNVDLTDEFTEMIVAQRGFQSNSKIITTSDEILQELVNLKR; this is translated from the coding sequence ATGTTACGTTCACTTTATTCTGGAATCAGCGGTATGAAAAATTTTCAAACAAAGCTTGACGTTATCGGCAACAACATTGCCAACGTGAATACAGTAGGATTCAAAAAGAGCCGTGTTACCTTTAAAGATATGGTAAGCCAAACGATTGCCGGCGGTTCTGCGGCTGGAGGAGCAATTGGAGGTACGAACTCTAAGCAGATCGGTTTAGGTTCATCATCTGGCACAATTGATACTATTCATTCAACAAGCGCAACACAAAGCACAGGAAGAACACTTGATTTAGCGATTGACGGTGACGGGTACTTTCAAATTGATTCAGGTGATGGAACAGTTTATACACGTGCAGGAAACTTCTATTTAGATAATACTGGAACACTTGTTACCGGTGATGGCTACCATGTGTTAAATATGACTGGGGGAACGATTCAGATCCCTCTTGATGCACAAAGCTTCAGTATTGGCTCTGATGGTAACGTATCAATCGTTGATGCAGGCGGCCAAACACAAGACGGCGGACAAATCGGGGTTGTTACTTTTGCAAACAGCGACGGTTTAGATAAAATCGGCAACAACTTATACCGTGAATCTTTAAACTCTGGAGCGGCAAGTGCAGCCAACCAGCCTGGTGACGGCGGTACAGGTTCCCTTAAATCAGGGTTTCTCGAAATGTCTAACGTTGATTTAACTGACGAATTTACTGAAATGATTGTTGCCCAGCGCGGATTCCAATCAAACTCAAAAATTATTACAACATCAGATGAAATCCTTCAAGAACTGGTTAACCTTAAACGTTAA
- the swrD gene encoding swarming motility protein SwrD, with translation MIKVTRLNGQPFTLNALFIEQIECFPDTTITLSNGKKFVVKEDEEAVLEKIATFYRKIQIFSMDQGIEEPE, from the coding sequence ATGATTAAAGTAACCCGTTTGAATGGGCAGCCCTTTACACTGAATGCGCTGTTTATTGAACAGATTGAATGCTTTCCGGATACTACAATTACTCTTTCAAATGGTAAGAAGTTTGTAGTAAAAGAAGATGAAGAAGCTGTTCTGGAAAAGATCGCAACTTTCTACCGAAAAATACAAATATTTTCAATGGATCAAGGAATAGAGGAACCGGAATGA
- the fliL gene encoding flagellar basal body-associated protein FliL, with amino-acid sequence MKKNLMIILLIILIVIGALGAAAYFVLGGESEKSETEKSIDEIVASSVDVEEITTNLKSDNIIRLAIKLETDSDKSKEELEKRDFQVKDAVISLLADTNANAIEGDKGKEAFKKELKDKINSYLQEGKVEKVYITSFNLQ; translated from the coding sequence ATGAAGAAAAATTTAATGATCATTTTACTAATTATTCTTATCGTAATAGGTGCTCTTGGGGCGGCGGCTTATTTTGTACTAGGCGGTGAGTCCGAAAAAAGTGAAACGGAAAAAAGCATTGATGAAATCGTTGCATCTTCTGTTGATGTAGAAGAGATCACAACAAATTTAAAGTCTGATAACATTATCCGGCTTGCTATTAAACTTGAGACCGACTCTGATAAATCAAAAGAAGAACTTGAAAAACGTGATTTTCAAGTGAAGGATGCTGTAATATCACTGCTGGCCGATACGAATGCTAATGCGATTGAGGGAGACAAGGGAAAAGAAGCCTTTAAGAAGGAACTAAAAGATAAAATAAATAGCTACCTCCAAGAAGGAAAAGTAGAAAAAGTGTATATTACCTCCTTTAATCTGCAATAA
- the fliM gene encoding flagellar motor switch protein FliM → MSGEVLSQNEIDALLSAISTGEMDAEELKKEEKEKKVKVYDFKRALRFSKDQIRSLTRIHDNFARLLTTHFSAQLRTYIHISVSSVDQVPYEEFIRSIPNMTILNLFDVHPMEGRIMMEVNPTIAYTMMDRVMGGIGISHNKVDSLTEIETKIISNLFENALGNYKEAWQSIADIEPEMTEFEVNPQFVQMVSPNETVVVISLNTQIGEISGVINLCIPHIVLEPLIPKLSVHYWMQSDRNEPKPEETKSLEKRIMTAQIPVVAELGTSELTIEEFLSLEVGDCITLDKSVTDPLTVLVGDKPKFLGQAGRVNRKQAVQILDHDIRGEQDGE, encoded by the coding sequence ATGTCAGGAGAAGTTCTCTCCCAAAATGAAATAGATGCACTGCTTTCTGCAATATCAACTGGTGAAATGGACGCTGAAGAGCTGAAAAAAGAAGAAAAAGAGAAGAAAGTGAAGGTTTATGATTTCAAACGTGCGCTGCGGTTTTCTAAGGATCAGATCCGCAGTTTAACGAGAATTCATGACAATTTTGCAAGACTTCTAACGACTCACTTTTCTGCTCAGCTCAGAACCTATATTCACATATCTGTCAGCTCAGTTGACCAGGTCCCGTATGAGGAATTTATCAGGTCAATACCGAACATGACGATTCTGAATCTGTTTGATGTCCATCCGATGGAAGGCAGAATTATGATGGAGGTTAATCCGACAATTGCTTATACGATGATGGATCGGGTAATGGGCGGTATTGGAATCAGTCATAATAAGGTTGACAGCTTGACAGAAATTGAAACAAAAATCATTTCTAATTTATTTGAAAATGCACTGGGAAATTATAAAGAAGCTTGGCAGTCAATTGCTGATATTGAACCGGAAATGACTGAGTTTGAAGTGAATCCGCAATTCGTTCAAATGGTATCTCCTAATGAAACGGTCGTGGTCATCTCGCTCAATACCCAAATCGGTGAAATCAGCGGTGTTATTAATCTTTGTATCCCGCATATTGTCCTCGAGCCGCTCATACCGAAGCTTTCGGTCCACTATTGGATGCAATCAGATAGAAATGAGCCGAAGCCTGAGGAAACAAAGTCGCTTGAAAAACGTATCATGACAGCACAAATACCTGTCGTGGCCGAGCTTGGCACATCTGAACTGACAATAGAAGAGTTTTTAAGTTTAGAAGTCGGAGACTGCATAACTTTGGACAAATCAGTCACGGATCCTCTTACTGTATTGGTCGGAGATAAGCCGAAATTTTTAGGACAAGCCGGCCGGGTGAATCGAAAACAGGCAGTGCAAATTTTAGATCACGACATAAGAGGTGAACAAGATGGAGAATAA
- the fliY gene encoding flagellar motor switch phosphatase FliY codes for MENNRLSQDEIDALLNGTGGTPDEPEVPEVHDLSDMERDAIGEIGNISFGSSATALSTLLNQKVDITTPSVAVIPKSKISDAFPEPYVAIEVNYTEGFSGSNLLVVEQNDAAIIADLMMGGDGKGADPSLGEIHLSAVQEAMNQMMGSAATSMSTVFSKKIDISPPRVELLDVTEEKGTDRIPDDEMLVKVSFNLKVGDLIDSSIMQLYPLSFAKDLIANLMNTESAEEETAPQPDVTYEQPKAPVTPEPHMEPQQQQQQQQQQQQQQQPPKRQGTPKKAAPVQVSPVEFSAFDPNEASQAPINNLDMLLDIPLSITVELGRTKRSVKEILELSAGSIIELDKLAGEPVDILVNRRIVAKGEVVVIEENFGVRVTDILSQAERINNLK; via the coding sequence ATGGAGAATAATAGATTATCTCAAGATGAGATTGACGCGCTTCTTAACGGCACTGGCGGTACGCCGGATGAGCCAGAGGTTCCGGAAGTACATGACTTATCGGACATGGAGCGTGATGCGATCGGTGAAATCGGAAATATTTCATTCGGCAGTTCTGCGACAGCCCTGTCAACGCTTTTAAATCAAAAGGTCGATATTACGACTCCGAGTGTAGCTGTCATTCCTAAAAGTAAAATCAGCGATGCGTTTCCTGAACCGTACGTAGCGATTGAAGTGAATTATACGGAGGGCTTTAGCGGCAGCAACCTGCTGGTCGTGGAACAAAATGACGCGGCGATTATCGCTGACTTAATGATGGGGGGAGACGGAAAAGGCGCGGACCCTTCACTGGGTGAAATTCATTTAAGTGCGGTTCAAGAAGCGATGAACCAAATGATGGGATCGGCAGCCACGTCAATGTCTACTGTATTCAGCAAAAAAATTGATATTTCACCGCCTCGGGTTGAATTGCTCGATGTTACTGAAGAAAAGGGAACAGACCGCATACCTGATGATGAAATGCTGGTGAAAGTGTCTTTCAACTTAAAGGTGGGAGATTTAATAGATTCCAGTATTATGCAGCTGTACCCGCTGTCATTTGCAAAAGATTTAATTGCAAATCTGATGAACACAGAAAGTGCAGAGGAAGAAACAGCGCCGCAGCCTGATGTTACATATGAGCAGCCGAAAGCGCCTGTGACGCCAGAGCCGCATATGGAACCGCAGCAGCAACAGCAGCAACAGCAGCAACAGCAGCAACAGCAACAGCCGCCAAAAAGGCAGGGAACACCAAAAAAAGCAGCACCAGTTCAGGTTTCGCCAGTGGAATTTTCCGCGTTTGATCCCAATGAGGCTTCTCAAGCCCCTATAAACAACTTGGATATGCTTTTGGATATTCCGCTTTCGATCACTGTTGAGCTTGGCAGAACGAAGAGAAGCGTAAAAGAGATTTTGGAGCTTTCTGCCGGAAGTATTATTGAGCTTGATAAGTTAGCCGGTGAGCCGGTAGATATTTTAGTGAATCGGCGAATCGTTGCCAAAGGCGAAGTCGTTGTCATTGAAGAAAACTTCGGAGTAAGAGTCACTGACATTTTAAGCCAAGCAGAGCGCATTAATAATTTAAAATAA
- the cheY gene encoding chemotaxis protein CheY: MAHRILIVDDAAFMRMMIKDILVKNGFEVVAEAENGAQAVEKYKEHSPDLVTMDITMPEMDGITALKEIKQIDAQARIIMCSAMGQQSMVIDAIQAGAKDFIVKPFQADRVLEAINKTLS, from the coding sequence ATGGCACACAGAATTTTAATTGTAGATGACGCAGCATTTATGCGAATGATGATTAAAGATATTTTGGTGAAAAACGGTTTTGAAGTAGTAGCGGAAGCTGAAAATGGAGCACAAGCAGTAGAAAAATATAAAGAGCATTCTCCTGATCTTGTTACTATGGATATCACGATGCCGGAAATGGATGGTATAACAGCATTAAAAGAAATTAAACAAATTGATGCACAGGCAAGAATCATTATGTGTTCTGCTATGGGACAACAATCAATGGTTATTGATGCCATTCAGGCCGGCGCCAAGGATTTTATCGTAAAACCTTTCCAGGCAGACCGTGTGCTTGAAGCAATCAACAAAACATTAAGTTAA